One segment of Antennarius striatus isolate MH-2024 chromosome 5, ASM4005453v1, whole genome shotgun sequence DNA contains the following:
- the tpgs2 gene encoding tubulin polyglutamylase complex subunit 2 — protein sequence MDEIKENSTFKGIAERLTLGITRILESLPGVADVRFAEKEPAEKRSLLSWEQKNSCILPEDLRDFYLTADGFTLNWSVKLDNECVPLGCMTINSVSRLCPLLQPVSLFALPNAPSLVDLDWEENSAETGTGEAPAAPHFDSRSRIFELDSCGGNGKVCLVYKNCNPGVVAQQSEIWFLDRSLSWHFLTANFSSYYRLMITHLGLPEWRYAFTPYGPSPQAKQWASLYQPLTFRGEFSLTDTAGDSHFNKLDPAKAFRGKPKVSIPKKKQPAQCSIGSIVKSQGGTGKHTVAKR from the exons ATggatgaaattaaagaaaattcgACATTTAAGGGCATTGCCGAGAGGCTAACGCTTGGTATTACTCGAATACTCG AGAGCCTGCCAGGTGTGGCTGACGTACGTTTTGCAGAGAAGGAgcctgcagagaaaagaagtCTACTATCATGGGAAcaa aaAAACTCTTGCATTTTGCCAGAGGACCTGCGAGATTTCTATCTGACAGCTGATGGATTCACACTAAACTGGAGCGTTAAACTGGACA atgaATGTGTTCCCTTAGGATGCATGACAATCAACAGTGTGTCCAGACTGTGCCCACTTCTCCAACCTGTGTCCTTGTTCGCTCTACCGAATGCACCCTCACTGGTTGACCTGGACTGGgaggaaaacagtgcagaaaCTG GGACAGGAGAGGCTCCTGCTGCACCTCATTTTGATTCCCGGAGCCGCATCTTTGAGCTGGATTCCTGTGGCGGGAATGGCAAAGTttgtcttgtctacaaaaaTTGTAACCCAG GTGTCGTAGCCCAACAGAGTGAAATCTGGTTCCTTGACCGCTCGCTGAGCTGGCATTTTCTGACAGCAAACTTTAGCTCGTACTACCGATTGATGATCACCCATCTAGGTCTGCCTGAGTGGCGGTATGCATTTACCCCGTATGGGCCCAGTCCCCAGGCCAAG CAGTGGGCATCACTATACCAGCCGCTGACTTTCCGCGGTGAGTTCAGCTTGACTGATACTGCTGGagattcacatttcaacaaGCTTGATCCTGCAAAAGCCTTCAGAGGCAAACCCAAGGTGTCCATCCCCAAGAAGAAGCAGCCAGCACAGTGCAGCATAGGAAGCATCGTCAAGAGCCAAGGTGGAACAGGGAAACACACCGTGGCAAAGCGGTGA